A single region of the Saprospiraceae bacterium genome encodes:
- a CDS encoding glycosyltransferase: protein MNSPLLVSVCLITYNHEDYISEALNSILMQEVDFSWEIIIADDFSSDRTREIILEYKNKYPELIRLLFQKNNIGAGKNFVELINSARGKYIAYIEGDDYWTDPLKLQKQFNFLEEHSEFSLCYHKIKWVYTYESPDFDPRKESNPQDHPVSTIEDVLEKGWFIRSCSIFYKNFSLPPKFEDLYIGDYPLHVLLAYNGKLGFIPEVMAVYRINNKGASETMFVNNSTNDLKIRLIKDIQMWSYINKYTNYEFEQFCQRKIAWYIASYFKLLLNNRRSTSLADFSILFKELRDYHSFYGTLTITKQLLNLILRRYFTGNKS, encoded by the coding sequence ATGAATTCTCCCCTTTTGGTATCCGTTTGCCTAATCACCTATAATCATGAAGATTATATAAGTGAAGCTTTAAATAGCATACTTATGCAAGAGGTAGATTTCTCCTGGGAGATTATTATTGCGGATGATTTTTCATCGGATAGAACAAGAGAGATCATTTTAGAATATAAAAACAAATATCCAGAATTAATTAGATTATTATTCCAGAAAAATAATATTGGTGCAGGTAAAAACTTTGTTGAATTAATAAATTCAGCTAGAGGAAAATATATTGCCTATATAGAAGGCGATGACTATTGGACAGATCCTCTAAAACTTCAAAAGCAATTTAATTTCCTAGAAGAGCATTCCGAGTTCTCCTTGTGCTACCACAAAATAAAGTGGGTATACACATATGAAAGCCCCGACTTTGACCCTAGAAAAGAATCAAACCCACAGGACCATCCAGTATCTACTATTGAAGATGTTTTAGAAAAAGGGTGGTTTATTCGTTCCTGCTCAATTTTCTATAAAAACTTTTCGCTTCCTCCAAAATTTGAGGACTTATATATTGGGGATTACCCTTTGCATGTATTGTTAGCCTACAATGGCAAATTAGGTTTTATTCCTGAAGTTATGGCCGTGTATAGGATTAATAATAAAGGTGCTTCTGAGACTATGTTCGTAAATAACTCTACCAATGATTTAAAGATTCGCCTAATTAAGGACATTCAGATGTGGAGTTACATAAACAAATATACAAATTACGAATTTGAACAATTTTGTCAAAGAAAAATTGCTTGGTACATAGCTAGCTACTTTAAGCTTTTATTGAATAATAGACGCTCAACTTCTTTAGCTGATTTTTCAATACTTTTCAAGGAATTAAGAGATTACCATTCTTTTTATGGCACTTTAACAATTACAAAGCAACTATTGAACCTTATCTTGCGAAGATATTTTACCGGAAACAAGTCCTAA
- the hisH gene encoding imidazole glycerol phosphate synthase subunit HisH, with amino-acid sequence MLTIIDYGVGNLTSIQNMLKKAGYPNAIISNKKADIAAAEKLILPGVGHFDYGMGQLRQADFFDTLNRRVLEDKIPVLGICLGAQLLTKGSEEGYLPGLGWIKAKTIRFQTEQMGNGLKVPHMGWGDISIKKESLLLKDLPEEPRFYFVHTYHIVCEKPEDELVSGQHGYEFTAGVERNNIMGVQFHPEKSHKYGLQLLKNFIQYY; translated from the coding sequence ATGCTCACCATCATCGACTACGGCGTAGGCAACCTCACCTCCATTCAAAACATGCTAAAGAAGGCAGGCTATCCTAATGCCATTATCTCAAATAAAAAAGCAGATATTGCAGCAGCAGAAAAGTTGATCTTACCAGGCGTAGGGCATTTCGATTATGGGATGGGGCAGCTACGACAAGCTGATTTTTTTGATACACTCAATCGCCGAGTATTAGAAGATAAAATTCCCGTACTAGGTATTTGTCTTGGTGCTCAACTATTAACAAAAGGAAGCGAAGAAGGCTATTTACCTGGCCTAGGCTGGATCAAAGCTAAAACCATCCGATTTCAAACAGAACAGATGGGCAATGGCCTAAAAGTTCCACATATGGGTTGGGGGGACATATCAATAAAAAAGGAAAGTCTATTATTAAAGGATTTGCCTGAAGAGCCTCGATTTTATTTTGTCCATACCTACCACATTGTCTGTGAAAAGCCAGAAGATGAACTGGTGAGTGGTCAGCATGGATATGAGTTTACGGCTGGTGTTGAAAGAAATAATATTATGGGTGTTCAATTCCATCCAGAAAAGAGTCATAAATATGGGCTTCAACTTTTAAAGAATTTTATCCAATACTATTAG